One genomic segment of Bacteroidota bacterium includes these proteins:
- a CDS encoding AhpC/TSA family protein: MLLVVATIMVACKPKQGKEYVILGTMNGAANEMIQVEMLSFPNINSAPKATIIDTVKTDADGEFAISNIQSGPAILRIRSLQDPNYQIILSVNNDNIEIHADPTTRENPDVKGSASNASFYEFINTSRNYKNSILSKRDQVQTIRGNGNDSLAAIAEADYSAENKKYIDFILQYADTAKSVANKIIAIESLQFTTQYDLIKLVADKIFLTDTSTMYAKELQTKIARYESFMKTETANSFIGKQAPEIALRNPDGKEFKLSDLQGKLVLLDFWASWCGPCRKENPNVVNVYNKFRDKGFTIYSVSLDGNRDAWMRAIKSDKLEWPYHVSELKEWKSSAATAYNVSGIPASYLIDKNGVIVAENLRGAALEKAVQDYLDKN; this comes from the coding sequence ATGCTATTAGTTGTTGCAACTATTATGGTAGCATGTAAACCGAAACAAGGAAAGGAATATGTAATTCTTGGAACAATGAATGGTGCTGCCAATGAAATGATTCAGGTAGAAATGCTATCTTTTCCAAATATTAATTCGGCACCCAAAGCAACTATAATTGATACTGTGAAAACAGATGCCGATGGAGAATTTGCAATTTCAAATATTCAAAGTGGTCCGGCAATTTTACGCATCAGATCATTGCAAGATCCCAACTACCAGATTATACTTTCGGTGAATAACGATAATATTGAAATACATGCAGATCCAACCACTAGAGAAAATCCTGATGTAAAAGGCTCTGCAAGTAATGCATCCTTTTATGAATTCATAAATACAAGTCGCAATTATAAAAATTCTATCCTAAGCAAACGTGATCAGGTGCAGACTATTCGTGGTAATGGAAATGATTCATTAGCCGCAATTGCGGAAGCGGATTATTCAGCCGAGAATAAAAAATATATTGACTTCATATTGCAATATGCAGATACTGCAAAATCTGTTGCAAATAAAATTATTGCTATTGAAAGTTTACAATTTACCACACAGTATGATTTAATAAAATTGGTAGCTGATAAAATATTTTTAACGGATACTTCTACAATGTATGCAAAAGAATTACAAACAAAAATTGCGAGATACGAATCGTTTATGAAAACGGAAACGGCAAATTCTTTTATTGGAAAACAAGCTCCCGAAATTGCACTGCGTAATCCGGATGGAAAGGAATTTAAACTCAGTGATCTGCAAGGTAAATTAGTGTTATTAGATTTTTGGGCAAGTTGGTGCGGCCCGTGCAGAAAAGAAAATCCAAATGTGGTAAACGTTTATAATAAGTTTAGAGATAAAGGATTTACTATTTATAGTGTTTCATTAGATGGTAATCGTGATGCATGGATGCGTGCAATTAAAAGTGATAAACTGGAATGGCCATATCATGTAAGTGAATTAAAAGAATGGAAATCCTCTGCTGCAACGGCTTATAATGTTTCGGGTATTCCGGCTTCTTATCTCATTGATAAAAATGGTGTAATCGTCGCTGAAAATCTGCGAGGTGCTGCTCTTGAAAAAGCTGTACAAGATTATCTGGATAAAAATTAA
- a CDS encoding M1 family metallopeptidase, with amino-acid sequence MLQLFSLFVLLFFQHSMGLGNTKFLFPEIQNQPQQFILEKEGGIRESIDAYNVIYQMMEWQVDPNVNFISGKITSYIIPENDLSSIEFNMSALLIADSVFVNNTKIILFDHSSDILQIPTELNAEQTDTILVYYHGTPAGTGFGSFVQDTHNESPIIWTLSEPYGAQDWWPCKQSLTDKIDSIDVFISTPNAYTGISNGLLESAITTGDFTIWHWKHRHPIATYLICLAVTDYVQYNDTIPVGDVSILVENFVYQESLEDAQIGTAALAGPMQLFSDLFGLYPFANEKYGHAECNFAGGMEHQTITFVGLWDYELLAHELAHHWFGDFVTCASWQDVWLNEGFATYLSGLCLEFLKPDEFQNFLYWRKVWAVSAPDGSVFCEDTTIVSRVFSGRLTYSKGALVLHQLRWVVGDAIFLLH; translated from the coding sequence ATGCTACAACTATTTTCACTCTTCGTATTATTATTTTTCCAACATTCTATGGGTTTGGGGAATACTAAATTTTTATTTCCTGAAATTCAAAATCAACCACAACAATTTATATTAGAAAAAGAAGGTGGAATACGGGAATCTATAGATGCGTATAATGTGATTTATCAAATGATGGAATGGCAGGTGGATCCCAACGTAAATTTTATTTCCGGAAAAATTACTTCCTATATTATTCCTGAAAATGATTTGAGCAGTATTGAATTTAATATGAGCGCATTGCTGATTGCGGATAGTGTTTTTGTAAATAATACAAAGATTATTTTGTTTGATCACAGCAGTGATATTCTTCAAATCCCCACTGAATTAAACGCAGAACAAACTGATACTATCCTTGTGTATTATCATGGTACTCCGGCGGGTACAGGCTTTGGAAGTTTTGTGCAAGACACACATAATGAGTCGCCGATTATTTGGACATTATCGGAGCCTTATGGTGCGCAGGATTGGTGGCCATGTAAACAATCTCTAACGGATAAAATAGATTCTATTGATGTATTTATTTCTACACCAAATGCATACACTGGAATTAGTAATGGGTTATTAGAAAGCGCAATTACAACCGGTGATTTTACCATCTGGCATTGGAAGCATCGCCATCCGATTGCAACCTATTTAATTTGTTTGGCGGTTACTGATTATGTGCAATACAATGATACAATTCCAGTGGGTGATGTATCTATTTTAGTTGAAAATTTTGTGTATCAGGAATCATTGGAAGATGCACAAATTGGAACAGCAGCTCTTGCCGGACCGATGCAATTATTTTCTGATTTGTTTGGATTATATCCTTTTGCAAATGAAAAATACGGACATGCAGAATGCAATTTCGCCGGTGGAATGGAACATCAAACTATCACCTTTGTCGGGTTATGGGATTATGAATTATTAGCACATGAATTAGCGCATCATTGGTTTGGTGATTTCGTTACTTGTGCAAGCTGGCAGGATGTATGGCTCAACGAAGGATTTGCTACTTACTTAAGTGGTCTATGTTTGGAATTTTTGAAACCCGATGAGTTTCAGAATTTTTTATACTGGAGAAAAGTATGGGCAGTAAGTGCGCCCGATGGTTCTGTTTTCTGTGAGGATACAACTATTGTTTCGAGAGTGTTTAGCGGAAGATTAACTTATTCAAAAGGTGCTTTGGTGTTGCATCAGTTGCGTTGGGTTGTGGGTGATGCTATATTTTTACTGCATTAA
- a CDS encoding T9SS type A sorting domain-containing protein, which produces MSNGDYDTSIVVQNTFSGQEFSLQLNTTVNTLIFDPKIHIISDSNIIRGNLLECEDFDILIYPVPAGKEISVSVCGDALYNLQIYDINGRLVLNSTIKQFDTFDISQLTSGVYIVSVFETTGQLKKSKEIVVN; this is translated from the coding sequence TTGAGTAATGGTGATTATGATACAAGTATTGTTGTTCAAAATACTTTTAGCGGACAAGAATTTTCTCTGCAATTAAATACCACAGTGAACACACTAATTTTTGATCCGAAGATTCATATTATTTCTGATAGCAATATTATTCGTGGCAACTTATTAGAGTGCGAAGATTTTGATATCCTAATTTATCCAGTACCAGCGGGAAAAGAAATTTCTGTTTCTGTTTGTGGCGATGCATTATATAATTTGCAGATATATGATATCAATGGCAGATTAGTACTTAACAGCACCATAAAGCAGTTTGATACTTTTGATATTTCACAATTAACAAGTGGTGTATATATTGTTTCCGTATTTGAAACAACAGGGCAATTGAAAAAGAGTAAAGAAATTGTGGTGAATTAA
- a CDS encoding T9SS type A sorting domain-containing protein — protein sequence MHKEFIRKVWPLSAENIAYFQIALPDEEDFYTINLYSLTGDLVKQKDFSASGYNVIERDNLSAGMYFYSIINQTGLEVAKGKMIWE from the coding sequence GTGCACAAAGAATTTATCAGAAAGGTTTGGCCTTTATCTGCTGAGAACATTGCTTACTTTCAAATAGCATTACCTGATGAAGAAGATTTTTATACAATTAATTTATATTCTTTAACAGGAGATTTAGTAAAGCAAAAAGATTTTTCGGCAAGTGGTTATAATGTGATAGAACGAGATAATTTATCTGCCGGAATGTATTTTTATAGTATAATAAATCAAACCGGATTAGAAGTAGCGAAGGGTAAAATGATTTGGGAATAG
- a CDS encoding T9SS type A sorting domain-containing protein, producing MQSSYSFLKIVLLLVVTFCLTFQVNAQSTGFAPLGAEWHYEIRHPFDGAVEFSTINVVGDTIIAGKVCRILIKENRPGCYGGAYIDYIYEEDSVVYFYDSNFDAFQILYDYTANQGEYWSTKVPAYTEPDVYDSIQLYIDSIKYEVINDKSLKALYVTMTHSYLESYGFKFRTIIYEKIGSYDYLHIYFDRYFGLCDDQYSYGLRCYEDSEFGLYETGLAATCDTTYILTSVTESELENDFKLYPNPAKDFLYLDINSNDCLSQPTSINVYNALGGLILQNIKTQCGLNAIEVNNLSPGIYYLQCNQNGQIVFSQKVIIE from the coding sequence ATGCAATCATCCTATAGTTTTTTGAAAATAGTGTTACTTCTTGTTGTAACATTTTGTCTAACTTTTCAAGTAAATGCACAAAGCACCGGCTTTGCACCATTAGGCGCAGAATGGCATTATGAAATAAGACATCCTTTTGATGGTGCGGTTGAGTTTTCGACAATCAATGTTGTTGGTGATACAATTATTGCAGGAAAGGTATGCAGAATATTAATTAAAGAAAATAGACCGGGTTGTTATGGCGGAGCATATATTGACTATATATATGAAGAAGATAGTGTGGTATATTTTTATGATTCAAATTTCGATGCATTTCAAATTCTATACGATTATACAGCAAACCAAGGTGAATATTGGTCTACTAAAGTCCCTGCATATACAGAACCCGATGTTTATGATTCAATACAATTGTATATTGATTCTATTAAATATGAAGTGATTAATGATAAATCCTTGAAAGCTTTATATGTTACCATGACTCATTCCTATTTAGAATCTTATGGATTTAAGTTCAGAACAATTATCTATGAAAAAATTGGTAGCTATGATTATCTGCATATCTATTTTGATAGATATTTTGGACTTTGTGATGATCAATACTCTTATGGACTGCGATGTTATGAAGACTCTGAATTCGGTTTATACGAAACCGGCTTGGCAGCAACCTGTGATACAACATATATTTTAACATCAGTAACAGAATCAGAACTTGAAAATGATTTTAAATTGTATCCAAATCCCGCAAAAGATTTTTTATATCTGGATATAAATTCTAATGATTGTTTGAGCCAACCTACATCTATCAATGTGTATAATGCGTTAGGTGGATTGATTTTGCAAAATATTAAAACGCAATGTGGATTGAATGCTATTGAAGTAAATAATTTATCACCCGGCATTTATTATTTGCAATGCAATCAAAATGGACAAATAGTTTTTTCTCAAAAAGTGATTATTGAATAA
- a CDS encoding fibronectin type III domain-containing protein, with protein MKKLIYIICILSFTFNLNAQTSDLDTGFGVVGIVELPLDAYISYCWDIVLYDDGKIAASGFIDDEIFSRSKAIVVRLLTNGDLDSTFSEDGMVEFGLADKDFYANAISIHPDGGLLIAGQIKSTNGIDNNYFVLKLLDDGSIDTMFADAGFYIDPVEGANSEFEDLVITADEKILLAGTTYISGIGWTMITLQLEANGYVDSTYGVDGLTNYNIPLQSTTTATIELTTDGSFFLTGYVFFSNLDFFAVKYFADGIQDLSFGSGGKIKVDFYSPENSVDYPYDAVVDSDGRLFITGLSKPIPSGENSRGATVCILDEGIIDSSYGNDGVLLLDTCVSTLITGNAIQPDGKLIVGGHGYCGDSTQIILARYTIDGLIDTTFFSGGVHLEPVRGLVQTLELQNDGKIMVGGKLNGQFMIIRFKTPDVSPCSEAPANLSVPMINANKAKLQWEPVIGAVKYKLQYKEIGTEIWNQFILNTNSKIVSGLSPSTNYKFRVRALCEDTISLPWSEAFAFNTPALKFAFNNNMDDQEVLIYPNPFSDYLQIQLPEILDEKIHIEIVSLTGVVLDSRYFILNNTNYISLDATDIPAGLYTVILATNAGKIRSQVVKLYSE; from the coding sequence ATGAAAAAGTTAATCTACATAATTTGCATTCTATCTTTTACATTCAATTTAAATGCACAAACTTCTGATTTAGATACCGGATTTGGAGTGGTTGGAATAGTTGAACTTCCACTCGATGCATATATCAGTTATTGTTGGGATATTGTTTTATATGATGATGGTAAAATAGCTGCCAGTGGATTTATTGATGATGAAATCTTTAGTAGATCAAAAGCTATCGTAGTCAGGCTACTTACCAACGGTGATTTGGATTCTACTTTTTCTGAGGATGGTATGGTTGAATTTGGTTTGGCAGATAAAGATTTTTATGCAAATGCGATTTCAATACATCCGGATGGTGGATTATTGATTGCTGGTCAAATAAAATCTACAAATGGAATTGACAACAATTATTTTGTTTTAAAACTTTTGGATGACGGCAGTATAGATACAATGTTTGCAGATGCAGGATTTTATATTGATCCTGTAGAAGGCGCAAATTCAGAATTTGAAGATTTAGTAATTACTGCAGATGAAAAAATTTTACTTGCAGGCACTACATATATTTCAGGTATTGGTTGGACCATGATTACTTTACAGTTAGAAGCAAATGGTTATGTGGATAGCACCTATGGTGTAGATGGATTAACAAATTATAATATTCCCCTTCAATCTACCACTACTGCTACCATCGAATTAACAACGGATGGCAGTTTCTTCTTAACCGGATATGTGTTTTTTTCTAACCTGGATTTTTTTGCTGTTAAATACTTTGCTGATGGAATACAGGATTTGAGTTTCGGTAGTGGAGGTAAAATAAAAGTAGATTTTTATTCACCTGAAAATTCAGTTGACTATCCCTATGATGCAGTGGTTGATTCTGACGGTCGTTTATTTATTACCGGACTTAGCAAGCCCATTCCGTCTGGTGAGAATTCAAGAGGAGCAACGGTTTGCATATTGGATGAAGGAATAATAGACAGTAGTTATGGGAATGATGGTGTGCTGTTGTTAGATACATGCGTTTCCACTTTAATAACTGGTAATGCCATTCAACCCGACGGAAAATTAATAGTTGGAGGTCATGGATATTGTGGGGATTCTACACAAATTATTCTTGCCCGATATACTATTGATGGATTGATTGATACTACTTTTTTTTCCGGTGGTGTGCATCTTGAACCTGTAAGAGGTTTGGTTCAAACATTAGAATTACAAAACGATGGAAAAATTATGGTGGGCGGAAAATTGAATGGGCAATTTATGATTATAAGATTTAAAACTCCTGATGTATCACCTTGTTCTGAAGCTCCCGCAAATTTATCTGTGCCAATGATAAATGCGAACAAAGCAAAATTACAATGGGAGCCGGTTATTGGGGCTGTGAAATATAAATTGCAATATAAAGAAATAGGAACTGAAATATGGAATCAATTCATTCTAAATACAAATTCAAAAATAGTTTCAGGATTATCACCATCTACAAATTATAAATTCCGGGTGCGAGCATTATGTGAGGATACTATTTCTTTACCATGGTCAGAAGCATTTGCATTTAATACACCCGCATTAAAATTTGCATTTAATAATAACATGGATGATCAAGAGGTATTAATTTATCCAAATCCATTTAGTGATTATTTGCAAATACAATTACCGGAAATTTTAGATGAAAAAATACATATTGAAATAGTTTCGCTAACAGGAGTTGTTTTAGATAGCAGATATTTTATTTTAAACAATACAAATTATATTTCTCTGGATGCCACAGATATTCCTGCAGGTTTATATACTGTAATACTTGCAACTAATGCAGGTAAAATAAGAAGTCAAGTTGTAAAATTGTATAGTGAATAA
- a CDS encoding ribonuclease Z, with the protein MSFEVTIIGSNSAVPAHGRNPSAQVVTISDKLYLIDCGEGTQMRFQHCGIKWSKINQIFISHLHGDHYFGLIGLISTYHLLKRIKPLEIFAPAPLLNIINAQLHVGKTTLCYELIFHPTDSNTSKLIYENDEITVETIILNHRIDCTGFLFRERQKDRKINRDKMQEHNISFDYVPELKKGNDIQLKETGESFSNAELTIDPPQARSYAYCCDTAYDERILHQLKNTDLLYHDCTFDKSGVERAKETFHTTTEQAATMAKKACVQKLLIGHFSAKYSDLNILLEEAKEVFQNTELAIEGITFEIPRIAEKVKVVE; encoded by the coding sequence ATGTCATTTGAAGTAACCATCATCGGAAGTAATTCAGCGGTGCCGGCACACGGACGAAATCCCAGTGCGCAGGTGGTTACTATTTCGGATAAATTGTATTTAATTGATTGCGGTGAAGGCACACAAATGCGGTTTCAGCATTGTGGAATTAAATGGAGTAAAATCAATCAGATTTTTATCAGCCATTTGCATGGAGATCATTACTTCGGATTAATTGGTTTGATTTCTACTTATCATTTATTGAAAAGAATAAAACCTCTGGAAATTTTTGCGCCTGCTCCATTATTGAATATCATCAATGCACAATTGCATGTAGGTAAAACAACATTATGCTACGAATTAATTTTTCATCCTACAGATTCCAATACTTCGAAACTCATTTATGAAAATGATGAAATTACGGTTGAAACAATTATACTGAATCATCGCATTGACTGCACCGGATTTTTATTTCGTGAAAGACAAAAGGACAGAAAAATTAATAGAGATAAAATGCAGGAGCATAATATTTCTTTTGATTACGTTCCCGAATTAAAAAAAGGAAATGATATACAATTGAAGGAAACCGGAGAATCGTTTTCAAATGCAGAACTCACTATTGATCCACCGCAGGCACGCTCCTATGCATATTGTTGTGATACTGCTTATGATGAAAGAATATTGCATCAATTAAAAAACACCGATCTGCTTTATCACGATTGCACCTTCGATAAAAGTGGTGTTGAAAGAGCGAAAGAAACATTTCATACTACTACAGAGCAGGCAGCAACTATGGCTAAAAAAGCTTGCGTACAAAAATTATTGATTGGACATTTTTCTGCAAAATACAGCGACCTGAATATTTTGTTGGAAGAAGCAAAAGAAGTGTTTCAGAATACAGAATTGGCTATTGAAGGAATTACTTTTGAAATCCCCCGCATTGCAGAAAAGGTTAAAGTGGTGGAATAA
- a CDS encoding STAS domain-containing protein, with protein MKFTLDKKERYCVFKLNEDKLNSLISPLLKSELILLNQEGYRNIISDLSQVSFVDSSGLSALLIGHRICKESKGTFVLCGCNEAVIKLIKISQLDTILNVVPTESEATDFILMEEVQREIEGE; from the coding sequence ATGAAGTTTACATTAGACAAGAAAGAAAGGTATTGCGTGTTTAAGTTGAATGAGGACAAACTCAATTCACTGATTTCTCCATTATTAAAAAGCGAACTCATCTTATTAAATCAAGAGGGTTATAGAAATATTATTTCAGACCTGAGTCAAGTATCATTTGTGGACTCATCCGGACTGAGTGCTTTACTCATTGGCCATAGAATTTGCAAGGAATCGAAAGGCACCTTTGTATTGTGCGGGTGCAACGAAGCAGTTATAAAACTCATCAAAATTTCACAGTTAGATACTATATTAAATGTGGTGCCGACTGAAAGCGAAGCAACAGATTTCATTTTAATGGAAGAAGTGCAGCGTGAAATTGAAGGTGAGTAA
- a CDS encoding ATP-dependent Clp protease ATP-binding subunit: protein MDAKFSPKVKEVISYSREEALRLGHDHIGTEHLLLGLIREGGGLAIKVLQSLEVNMVLLRKSVEEAIREKSPRQAVNAGSLPLTKQAEKVLKITVLEAKVLKSETIGTEHLLLSILKNKDNIATQILGQFDVDYELFRQELDYVRQEMGQDMPTNSAEDEGFEEEEKSERQFNVPRKPGAAKSKTPVLDNFGRDITRAAEDGKLDPIVGRQTEIERVSQILSRRKKNNPILIGEPGVGKTAVVEGLALRIIQRKVSRVLFDKRIVMLDLAALVAGTKYRGQFEERMKAIMNELEKNRDVILFIDEIHTIVGAGGATGSLDASNIFKPALARGELQCIGASTLDEYRQYIEKDGALDRRFQKVMIDPPTADETIEILNNIKSKYEEYHNVEYADDAIEACVTLSNRYISDRFLPDKAIDVLDEVGARVHLKNIHVPEDVVKLEAKIEEIKDKKNQVVKSQRYEEAAQLRDNEKKLLEELEAAKALWEEQVKTEKYPVTEDDIAEVVAMMTGIPTKRIAQSEGSKLVNMADELRLGVIGQDEAITKITKAIQRNRVGLKDPKKPIGSFIFLGPTGVGKTELAKVLSQFLFDNKDSLIRIDMSEYMEKFSVSRLIGAPPGYVGYEEGGQLTEKVRRKPYSVILLDEIEKAHPDIFNILLQVLDDGQLTDGLGRKIDFKNTLIIMTSNIGARQLKDFGQGVGFSTGAKERAADDHSKGVIETALKRTFSPEFLNRIDDVVIFNALAKEDIFKIIDITLHEVRTRLEVLGFKLKLEDSAKDFLADKGYDPQFGARPLHRAIQKYLEDPLAENILSGKFKAGDTLAVEYDAEKGELIINTPPPKKKEKKEEKEKEV from the coding sequence ATGGATGCAAAATTTTCTCCCAAAGTAAAAGAGGTTATTTCCTATAGCCGTGAAGAAGCACTGCGCTTAGGACATGATCATATCGGTACTGAACACCTGTTGCTTGGATTAATCCGGGAAGGTGGTGGACTCGCAATTAAAGTATTGCAAAGTTTAGAGGTAAATATGGTGCTGCTGCGCAAAAGCGTGGAAGAAGCTATTCGTGAAAAATCTCCACGACAAGCTGTAAATGCAGGTAGTTTACCATTGACTAAACAAGCTGAAAAGGTTTTAAAAATTACTGTGTTAGAAGCTAAGGTTTTGAAAAGTGAAACTATAGGTACAGAACATTTATTACTTTCTATTTTGAAAAATAAAGACAATATCGCTACGCAGATACTCGGACAGTTTGACGTTGATTATGAATTGTTCCGCCAGGAATTGGATTATGTGCGCCAGGAAATGGGTCAGGATATGCCGACGAATTCTGCAGAAGATGAAGGATTTGAAGAAGAAGAAAAATCTGAACGTCAGTTTAATGTTCCGAGAAAACCGGGTGCTGCTAAATCTAAAACTCCGGTGCTCGATAATTTTGGTAGAGATATTACCCGTGCTGCCGAAGATGGAAAATTAGATCCCATTGTTGGAAGACAAACAGAAATAGAACGTGTAAGTCAAATATTAAGTCGTCGTAAAAAGAATAACCCGATTTTAATTGGTGAACCCGGTGTAGGTAAAACTGCAGTGGTGGAAGGATTGGCTTTAAGAATTATTCAAAGAAAAGTTTCCCGTGTTTTATTTGACAAGCGCATTGTGATGTTAGATCTTGCTGCTTTAGTTGCCGGTACAAAATATCGTGGACAATTTGAAGAGCGTATGAAAGCAATTATGAATGAGCTCGAAAAAAACAGAGATGTAATTCTGTTTATTGATGAGATTCATACTATTGTTGGTGCAGGTGGTGCAACAGGTTCTTTAGATGCAAGTAATATTTTTAAACCTGCATTAGCTCGTGGTGAATTGCAATGTATTGGTGCTTCTACTTTAGATGAGTATCGTCAGTATATTGAAAAAGATGGAGCATTAGACAGAAGATTTCAAAAGGTGATGATTGATCCACCTACTGCGGATGAAACCATTGAGATTTTAAATAATATAAAATCGAAATACGAAGAATATCATAATGTGGAATATGCAGACGATGCGATTGAAGCATGTGTTACATTATCCAACAGATATATTTCTGATAGATTCTTACCGGATAAAGCTATTGATGTATTGGATGAAGTAGGTGCAAGAGTGCATTTAAAAAATATTCATGTGCCTGAAGATGTGGTAAAATTAGAAGCGAAGATTGAAGAGATTAAGGATAAAAAAAATCAGGTTGTAAAAAGTCAGCGTTATGAAGAAGCTGCGCAATTGCGGGATAATGAAAAGAAATTATTGGAAGAATTAGAAGCTGCAAAAGCATTATGGGAAGAGCAGGTGAAGACAGAAAAATATCCTGTTACTGAAGATGATATTGCAGAAGTGGTTGCGATGATGACCGGCATTCCAACAAAACGGATTGCGCAAAGTGAAGGATCCAAATTGGTGAACATGGCGGATGAATTACGTCTGGGAGTTATTGGACAGGATGAAGCAATTACAAAAATTACAAAAGCAATTCAACGCAATAGAGTAGGATTAAAAGATCCGAAAAAACCAATTGGCTCATTTATATTTTTAGGACCAACTGGTGTTGGAAAAACAGAATTAGCTAAAGTGTTGAGTCAGTTTTTATTTGATAATAAAGATTCATTGATTCGCATTGATATGAGTGAGTACATGGAGAAATTTAGTGTCAGCAGATTGATTGGTGCGCCTCCCGGATATGTGGGTTATGAAGAAGGTGGACAGCTCACTGAAAAAGTGCGACGTAAACCATACTCAGTAATTCTGTTGGATGAAATTGAAAAAGCGCATCCGGATATTTTTAATATTTTGTTGCAAGTGTTAGATGATGGTCAGTTAACAGATGGCTTGGGTAGAAAAATTGATTTTAAGAATACGTTAATCATCATGACATCTAATATTGGTGCAAGACAATTAAAAGATTTTGGTCAGGGCGTTGGATTCAGTACAGGAGCAAAAGAAAGAGCTGCCGATGATCACAGTAAAGGTGTGATTGAAACTGCATTGAAGCGCACATTCTCTCCGGAGTTTTTAAATCGTATTGATGATGTGGTAATATTTAATGCATTAGCTAAAGAAGATATATTCAAAATCATTGATATTACATTGCATGAAGTGCGCACTCGATTAGAAGTGTTGGGCTTTAAATTAAAGTTAGAAGATTCAGCAAAAGATTTTCTTGCCGATAAAGGATATGATCCACAGTTTGGAGCAAGACCATTACATCGTGCAATTCAAAAATATCTGGAAGATCCACTGGCAGAAAATATTCTTTCAGGTAAGTTTAAAGCAGGTGATACTTTAGCTGTAGAGTATGATGCAGAGAAAGGTGAATTAATAATTAATACACCTCCGCCAAAGAAAAAAGAGAAGAAGGAAGAGAAAGAAAAAGAAGTATAG
- a CDS encoding SDR family oxidoreductase, whose amino-acid sequence MSNNLLQGKRGIIFGALDESSIAWKVAEKCFAEGAKFTLTNAPVAMRMGAINQLAEKCNTIVISADATSMEDLEKLIDQSVEHLGGKLDFILHSIGMSPNVRKGKTYTDLNYDYLTKTLDVSAISFHKVMQAAYKKDAVSEWGSIVGLTYIAAQRTFPSYGDMADAKATLESIARGFGYHYGKFRKVRVNTISQSPTWTTAGSGVTGFDAFFNYANKLSPLGNASAESCADYCLFLFSDLSRMITMQNLFHDGGFSSVGVSDEVMELFMNKE is encoded by the coding sequence ATGAGCAATAATTTACTACAAGGAAAAAGAGGAATTATTTTCGGAGCATTAGATGAGAGTTCTATTGCATGGAAAGTAGCAGAAAAATGTTTTGCCGAAGGCGCCAAATTTACTTTGACAAACGCACCTGTTGCCATGCGCATGGGTGCAATAAATCAACTTGCTGAAAAATGCAATACAATAGTGATTTCGGCAGATGCAACATCAATGGAAGATCTTGAAAAATTAATTGATCAGAGTGTAGAGCATCTCGGCGGTAAATTAGATTTTATTCTGCACAGCATCGGTATGTCGCCAAATGTCCGCAAGGGGAAAACATATACCGATTTGAATTATGATTATCTCACAAAAACATTAGACGTTTCTGCAATATCATTTCATAAAGTAATGCAGGCAGCATATAAAAAAGATGCAGTAAGTGAATGGGGAAGTATTGTGGGTTTAACTTATATAGCTGCGCAACGCACCTTCCCAAGTTATGGAGATATGGCAGATGCAAAAGCAACATTGGAAAGTATTGCAAGAGGATTTGGGTATCACTATGGTAAATTCCGTAAAGTGCGGGTGAATACAATTTCTCAATCACCCACATGGACAACAGCTGGAAGTGGTGTAACAGGTTTTGATGCATTCTTTAATTATGCAAATAAACTATCACCATTGGGAAATGCAAGTGCAGAAAGTTGTGCTGATTATTGCTTGTTTTTATTTAGCGATCTCAGCCGCATGATAACCATGCAGAATTTATTTCATGATGGTGGATTCAGCAGTGTAGGTGTTAGCGATGAAGTGATGGAATTATTTATGAATAAGGAATAA